The Malus domestica chromosome 10, GDT2T_hap1 nucleotide sequence GCATGGCCGATCCCCTTTTTGAGAAAAGGTGGCCAGCCCTTTGGGGTATTTTTGTGTgaaattggtgatttaattggtaattaatggattaattaggaataaatccattaattagcaattaactcaatttatatggaatgttttgaagggtatgaaataattaccttgtggaaaatataggatgaggatggatgaaataattttgaatttgttacctattttgggcatttttgtcttgattattttttgtccacaaatgcccccacacctattgTGCTGCTtgcaggaaagggcagcaggtgtataGATCTTCTTATTTGaggaaacataagattgtttcctattttgatgttgattccctttttaattggaaattagatccttctaggaaaaggaaataaatttctctcaaagcctatttaagtccaccttaagtgggttattaaatcaacttcggaAAGCAATTTactctaccctacaagagagagagagcttagaggatatttgttcccccacctttagcaatcttctacatcttacCCATTCAAaagaccgtctttcgttgctttcttcgtttTCTCTGCGCCGCACCgaaataagaaaaatttaattttccttgtctttttcttGGATATTGCTGTCGCTGGGCAGCCGTCGAGGTGGTTTGGCACGTcagctggcaggggccaggagtcagCTCGGCATGGGCCAAAAAGGTGTTGTGGCAGAGGCCACTGCTTGGGCCACTTGGCTTGGCTAGTGCCAAGGGTAGCTTATGCGAATTGAGGtgctggggcgcagtgctaggcgagtcgCATGGCTCTTATCCTTTGGGCTTTTGGTCCTTACGCGGGCTAGGCTaacgattgagagaaatgaaaaggTTGCGGGCTTCATGGGCTGCTAGAATGCTAGGCATGCAGGCCTCATGCCTGCTGGtccgagagaaaaaaaataagggaaaagcaagtatgggttgagctcccctgttGAGTATCATGAATGGCGTTGATTGCTTAGTTCTCTTCGTCGGGAGAAATGTGGGCTGCTCCCGAGAAAAAAGGTAAAGAGGATCGAggtggatgcattggctcgtctgaatGTTGTCGTGGAGCTTattatgaatgaaggtggaaagaagagatcttgcctgcttgctcaagagatgccgattgagaaaactgaagacttcctcCGCTGCTTGTGAAGGTCCGCCTGTTGCCGAAAGTcctgtgattgacatgacttcttccaatgggaagaaaaataaggctgctagataTAAGCATGTGGTGCCTACCATGTCGAGAATGGCCTGTATGATTGTTGATAGTATTGCTTAGTGTAGAGGTCTTGTCATgccccagtgccgaagtctgtgcCAAGATGTCCGTTGGGAGCAAAGTCCAGTTCTTTTTTAGAAAGGCTTGCTATTATaaagagcgataaggtggactctactGCTAAAATGGTGCTAAGGCCCACTCCCTCTGTTGCTGAGATTGATTCCCCTGGTGGGGAGAAGGATATTGCTCGCgtaggcagctgtgagaaatccactaagcctgcttttggggaggctgctgagatctgtGTGCTCTTGAAACCAAAtatgcttgaagacatggacacttgtgccaagtttgttaatGGTGTTTAGAAAggtttgtttgcccaagttcctttgcgaatcgtacgacccaatatagaacAACTGCTCTGCTTACTATGATGCAGATATAACAAGGTTGCCAATGAGGTGGCGAAGACTATGGCAactgaagcttattcctcaaCCGAtgagatcaagaggttggattctgagctcgttgatttgaaggggtctaatctTTTGCCCCCCCTCCACTTCTTTATAGCTTAAGACTGCTCGCCAAGATATTtttgacttgaagactaagcTTGACGCGAtctaagttaagtatgaaagtgtagAGAAAGatattggatgttacatacctcatatTCAAGATCTTGTGTTTGtagtttctgagcttcgtttcgctgtttatgcaaatgatgaagagttgattgtttcttataatcaagtgatccacttccagagaatcgtcgataggcttgaagcttaagtgttggaacttcaaggtctactgaagatcaacgaaaatttgaagaaggaagtggatgagttgCAGCTTGTCCGTGTTGGTCTGCTTGAGAAggatgagcagctgaagggtgagaaggatgGGCTCGAGGTTTCgaaaccttctctatttctctggaagtcttgcttgcttttacttttgaggcttttattggtgaagtagttggagaagttggtgcctAGGCTAGGGCAGCCAAGGGTAAAACGCTGGATGATGCCACTGCTAAGAGCGTcgtggctgctgaaggtgtggtgaccgagtagtcgtgggatgtccaaacTGCTGAAGTGTAGATTTTATCCTAGGGTGTAGattttatcctcccgtcttggagagctgacccatgtgggtgttggggaattagtttaccctctcgtactgaagagcaattagtttaccctctcgtactgaagagcaattagtttaccctcttgcactggaaAGCATGGTTGGTCATTCAGGGGTGCAATTCTTgcaatgagtccctaagaagggtgcgatcttcttttgaagtgcagaagTGATCatttgttgtaagcatgcagccgagccaagttgtgattacttctgaattcttcattgaaaaacgagtgaagcgaatgagaacttagctgtaaggtaggaactgcataacaattaGATAGTCttcggcttgtgaggtggtgcccgtcaaGCTGCTTAAGTTTtcaggctttgatgtagtgtgatgtcacacatggtacttcctcagattgtaggcgctccactacttttcgatctttttatcattttatggtggcgagggtgtaattactcttaccGCCTACTCTggtgatcttgtacggaccttcctagATAGGAtcaatctttttggagccttctctgtgGGTAGTGacgaaggcttttcttaggactagatcttcgGGCTGGAATTGCTTGATCTTGGCCTTTTCGTTATAGCTGGAGATGAGCTGCTGCTAGTAGGATGCGATGCGAGTGATGGTTTGCTCACGATTCTCCTatgccagatctaagcttgtggccatctctttaCTGTCCGGTTGCTGGCGAGGGATTTTTTGTTGGCGAAGGATTtcttggtggtgcgatatgctcATAGACTTCCGTAGAGtttgtctggccattttcccttcttgttggtgagggatttcttgaggcagttgaGGATCTTCTTGTTGGATGATTTGGCCTGCCTAttaccttgaggatatcttggtcACTGTCGGTGACAATGGATTGAGgaatgccaaatcggcaaatgatgttcctccatataaagCGTTTTATGTCTGTCTGAGTCATGGTCGTCATATgttctgcttctacccatttggtgtaGTAGTCGCTTGCCATaatcatcatgcctttgcccctaGTAACAGGTGGCATAGGTCATACCAGGTTGATTTCCATTGCATGAACGGCTAAGGACTCATCTGCGGGTGTTGCTCGCTAGCAGGCAGTGGTGGTACCGGTCGTACTTTTAtataactccttagcatcttggtgcatagTAAGCTAACAATAGCCTGTGTTAAGAGCCTTCTATGTTAAAGATCAACATtcggagtgatttccacaaacgccTTCGTGGACTGAGCTTATAACCTTTAAGTCATCAGGAGGCACTAGGAAGTGGAGATGTGGTATGGTGTAGAATTTTCAGATGACAGTGTTGTTCCACAAGTAGTAGTGTGCTGCCTTGATTTGGAGCTTCCTAGACTCCAATCTTTTCGTGGGGAATGTGCCattgaccaggtagtctataatGGAATCTTGTCAGTTTGGAGTTGTATTAACTTATGACACCTCGGCTGCTGGCTTCACCTTCATGCTTGGCTCGTCTAGATACTCCAACGGAATAGAGCGTTTGAATTGGTGGTCGAAGGTGGAGCCTAGGCCGGCTAAGGCGTCTATGTGAGCGTTGTCTGCCTGTGGAACTTGAAtgagggtgtaagtctgaaacgCCTCAAGCAGTCTGGCTAGTGATTAGATGGTaatcagaatgaattgtgagctttttcaccgccaagtctttttccattcgaaggcctgctagtagggtctcgtatttttctttgttattgGATGTGCCgtggacatgcaaatgccagaagtatCCATTGGGTGGAGCAGGCATGACTAGGGTGTGTTTGGCTACCTCCGGGGTGttgttgggccgctctgttatGTTGTGAATGTGTGGTAGGCTGGGACCCTATGACACGTAGCAGGAGGTGgcgctcaactgccggtacatgttgcttctatgtagaatcttttggggTAACGAGGATAAAACTTGCTTTCGAGTGTGTCTTTTCAGTGTTCGTTTGCCTTTGGCGTGTCTTTTGGGCTGAGTTATTGTGTTCGTTAGAAAACTTTGCATTCGCCAGGGTCTTACACCTTTATTGTCGCGTGTCTGGATTGGGCGGAATAGTGCATCATGAGGATAACTGCAtgtgtttgaaggtaaaacttgagtTTCCAGGTTGCAATAACTATTGcgaaagttagcttttgaatttctaatagcatcgatgagacttttgaactgtagaatacaggtagtcgggcccctagctcttctcgcatgatggtagagcttattgctgctttagataccgtcaTGTTAAAGTTAATCCTTTGCTTCTGTTTGTTGTCTAATTTCTGATGTCCTTTTATGTAATTTGTAATGTTTTTCAGTCGACTCAATTCTGTGTAAAAGGGTTGATTGTtgcctttatcagtcgacccattctctttatcagtcgacccaattacttcagttggcttatgtattgaGCCATATATATTAGAAATATCTGAATGAAAAGATCAAATCTCTGTTTTTATAAATAGCATCAGCCCTCTGTTTCCAAAGCTCTCTGCactttgtttctttgattttcaatctttatcattttattcaagTTTTATTAATGATGAAAGATTGTCTAAAtaccaacatggtatcagagccaatctgaTCAAAGAATGGGGCGTTTTTTTATTCTCAAAAAGGGGTAAAATTCTAAGTGAAACCCTAGAATcaaaatttttcaaattcatgGCTGGTTCAAGTATCAGTGGTGAGATTCGAACTCCTATCTTCAGTGGAGTGAACTACGACTTCTGGAGGACAAAGTTGAGAACAATTTTTGTATCTCATGATTTGTGGAGCTTGATTGAAGATGGCGATATTGTACCTCTAAGTACTGTGGTTTTGACAGAGACTTAAACAAGAGAGCCGAAGGAAAACATCAAGAGAGATGCAAAAGCTCTTGGGGTCATCCAAAATGCTATCTCAGATGAAATTTTTTCGAGAATCTCGAATGAGACAAGTGCCAAATCAGCTTGGGATGTGTTGGAGAAAGTCTACAGAGGCTTTACTAAGGTAAGGGCTGTCAAACTCCAATCTTTGAGAAGAGATTTTAAGTATATAAGAATGAAAGATGATGAATTGCTAGATGATTACCTGAATAGATTGTCTGAGATTATTAATGAAATGAAAAGCTATGGTGAAATCTTGTCTGATGAGAGAATAGTTCAGAAGTATCTAATTAGCTTGCCAAGAAAGTATGACAACATAGTTTCAATCATAAAGGAGACTAAGGATTTGTCAACTTTGAGTGTTGAAGAATTGATTGGTTATCTCAAAGGTTTTGCTCAGAGATTATCTAAGCATGACAACAATGATGTAGAAAATGCTTTCCAAACACTTACAGTGAACCCAAAAACTCAAGCCAGTTCAAGTCAAAGCAAAGCCAACTCCAACAAGAATTGgaaaggcaaaaacaaagcGTGGGAAGGAAAGGGTaattttgaagagaagaaaaaggttgaGAAGAGTTTGTATGTTTCGAAGTGCAAAATTTGTGACAAAGCTCATTTCGGTGAATGTTGGTTCAAAGGAAAAGTGAAATGCCACAAGTGTAGCAGATTCAGGCATATGCAAAAGGATTATACCTACAAAGATAATCAGCTAGCTCACTACACCAAAGCAGAAGATGAAGAGACgaatatgttttatgttggTCATGATACAACCGTCCAAGAAGAAGCTAAAGTTTAGTTTGTGGATAGCGACTGTAGCAATCATATGACGGCGAATAATAACATTCTCCATAATGTTGACACTACAAACCTAACCCGAGTGAAGATGGGAAATGGGCAGCTAGTCGATACATTGGGAAAAGGTACTATTGCCGTGCATACGAAGAATGGAAAGATGTTCATCAAGGATGTCATGTTAGTTCCTGCATTGAAGCAAAATTTGCTAAGTCTTGGACAACTCATTGAGCAAGGCTACTACTTATATTTTGGAGACAATACTTGCAAGATATATGATAGGAGGAATCGTCAACAACTCTTGGCTAAGATTGAGATGAGGAAGAGTAGAAGTTTTCCTCTCACAATTGAGTATGCAACTCAATCTGCATTCAAGatggaagtgcaagaagattCAAAGCTATGGCATAAAAGGCTTGGCCACTTGAATTTTCAAAGTCTCAAGAAgctacaagaaaaagaaatggttCATGGGTGATAtaatattaactagcactcaaattaaaccctctttttatcaattgtagtatggaatgtaagtagggatcgttctaggccggggattaggagggattgctaaatcacttgaaactgactcaaaaacgtaaaaacaaagtttaaaacactaaactagactcaaagaatgcaaaactaaactttaaaacaccaaaacaaaccaaaagactcaaaacagcccagaaacactcaaaactgtctTAAAatcacaatctgggcagttttgagcacctaaactaatttggacgaaattaaggtataacttgactcaatactcttaaaaacacaacttaaattgatttctaactaatatgacacttcaaaataaagggggattgattttagacgaatttaaaaacaaaacagaaactttgtaacttgaacagattttaaaacgaatttggtttaaatggatggatgggaagctagctaaggggttcttctccacacatgtcacacttgcatacaaaacgattttcaattgcttctcaataaaccatgaattctcaacgtcccaagttaattaggtccgcttaaattaaccctcagattttccttaagttattgaatttgatgaattgcatacgacaacccaaagcattccccacaagttccctacatgaaagcgcataataaaGATTCAAGCaaggatcattaagttctatgaaaatcataagcattgacgaggcactcgtaactatgaaagcgcatgatacttatgccaagaatttacttaacgcgattgtgatcaataacctttactacttgtgaatataagttcataacaattaattgaaattcccttatatcctagcatcaaattcatgcatgcaaactaagcggGCCTTCtgaaccaacatacacaaaccagttttaattcatatagataagtaaattgaattcacaacttatgaaacgcaattagaagtaatcaaatcatatagcaagcataaacatggttttgaatccccccctagccaaggggggtttagttcctcatacttgcaaagcaaagatacataaaattagacattaaaatcaaaggaaagaaaaaacctaaaatgctccaacttggacagcaggtgcatcaatggatctcccttcctccttgctgtgGCATGAAACTTGTGGACaggtttttgggtggatttatggtgtagaatggatgggaaaTGGTATGGAAGgatttagggttgatgggtggtgcggctagggttgttCTTAGGTAGGAATTATGGTGAATGGTGGTGGGAAGCTGCGGCAGAGATGTGGgacagatttctggcgtgaatgatgtaTATGGGAGGTGCTCAATTCGGCCAAAGggtttaatgagtatatataggaacttaaaaccctagggtaatcagattagggcttctagaaagccaaaTCCATCAGGAAATAGGtttaaacaatcagaatttgcaagggaaaaggccTCAAGGTGCGGCAGATTAGGTGGGAAAAGGATtagccttctagaatgccttgcaaggcaaggaaataggtTCTAGATAAGGttatgcacggcaaggaaggatagggtttctagaaaccctccaAAACAAGGGAAAGTGCACAGCATACTTCTAAGACAAGGATAAGGTGTCCTAAAGTATTTGggactcctctttcttcttggaaaccttttccttcttcaacttggaatacttctttgttgctgaaaatCAAGGCCAATTAGGGttcactttcctacttcaagtaggaaaccttgtttgagtaggaaactttattcgtctaggaatccatcttcaattaggaatccttgattgattaggactccttcttggactaggatttcatcttcaatttggctctttcctacttcaactcgGAATCCTtgctcaagtaggaatcatcatcttcaaatcttcattttcgtccaaacccttggctccaaatatgtgacatctattccaagctccattttgctccaaaaggctccaaattgcatcttttcatgtaatatgcccttaaaacctgaaaacacatgaaagtaacTTAAAAGTCTATTTTAACTTAGAAAACATAAAGAAAaggcataagaactagctaactaaggcgcataaatatgctcctatcaatgggTTGCCGAGTatccaagaaaatgaagaaatctgTGAAGGGTGTGCACTTGGAAACCATCATAGAGAATCATTTCCACATGGTAAAGGTTGGAGAGCAAAAGTTCCATTGGAATTGATTCATACAGATGTTTGCGGACCCATGAAGACCTCTACTCAAGTGGGAAACAAGTATTTCCTAATCTTCATGGATGATTATTCCAGAATGACTTGGTATACTTTTTAAGACAGAAATTAAAAGTGTTCTCAACCTTCAAGAAGTTTCAAGCTATGGTTGAGTGACAATCTGGTTATCTAATCAAAGTTCTTAGAAGTGACAAAGGAGGAGAGTATACATCCACATAATTTGATAAGTTTTGTCAAGATATTGGTTTGGAAGGCAGCTTACAGTCAActacactccacaacaaaatggagtagctAAGAGAAAAAACAGAACCATAGTCGAAATGGCTAAGGCAATGTTGCATGATAAGGGAATGCCTTAATATTTGTGGGGTGAGGCAGTTAATACAGCGGTCTACTTGATGAATAGGCATCCAACAGTGGCAGTTGAAGGTAAGACACCCTTTGAGGCATGGAGTGGAAGAAAGCCTTCCGTGAATCATTTGAGAGTGTTTGGGTCAATCTGCTTTGCTTATGTTCCGAAAGAACTAAGACAAAAACTTGATGAGTCAAGTGAAAGATGCATTTTTGTAGGCTATGCTTCATACACAAAAGGGTACAGACTCTACAATttaaaaaggaagaaagttgTGGTTTGTAGAGATGTTCTTTTTAGTGAGAAATCTTTGTGGGATTGGAATCAAGCAACCATCCGAGAGGAATCTGCACTAAtcagaattgaagaagaaaatcaaCCAAATGAAGAGGAAATTGAGCCAGAAATTCCACAATTATCACCTGAAAACAGTCCTCAAGTTCACTTTCCTACACCTTCAAGTCCAAGTTCAACGCCGGTTCGGTTAAGGAGCTTAAataaagtatatgaaagctGCAATTTTTGTGTTGAAGAACCAGAAAACTTTGATGATGCAGTGAAAGAAGAGACTTGGAAGGCTGCAATGCAAGAGGAGATCAATGCCATTGTGAAAAACAAGACATGGGAACTAGTGGACAGACCTTGTGACAACTCCGTCATTGGAGTGAAATGGATTTATAAGACTAATCTCAATCAAGATGGTTCCGTTCAAAGGAACAAAGCTAGATTGGTAGCAAAGGGTTATTCTCAGAAACTCGGGATTGATTTATAAGAAACATTTGCACCGGTAGCTAGGCATGAAACAATCAGAGGCCTTATTTCCGTAGCTGCTCAGAAGGGGTGGTTTCTACACCAACTTGATGTCAAGTCGGCTTTCCTAAATGGAGTCTTAAAAGAAGAGGTGTTCGTTGATCAACCTCAATGATTTGTTCTTAAATGACAATAGCACAAGGTGTATAAGCTTAAGAAGGCACTTTATGGCCTGAAACAAGGTGTATCAACTCATATTTCAATGAAAGGGGTTTTCAAAGAAGTGATAATGAACTAGCCCTCTATGTGAAAACAGAAGGTACTTCAGATATTCTTATTGTTtccttatatgttgatgatttgGTTTATATTGGGAGTAGTCATAATATGATCTTGAATTTCAAGAATGATATGATGAGGAAATATGAGATGAGTGATCTAGGCATgttgcattattttttgggaattagTATCATTCAATCAAATGATGGTATCTTTATTactcaaaagaaatatgcaaaaacacttctagaaaagttcaaaatggTTGGTTGCAAGCCTGTTGCAACACCTCTAGTTGTGAATTAGAAGTTTCAAAGAGAATATGGTAGTGGTGATGCTGATGAATCTGTGTATAGAAGCCTAGTTAGGAGTTTGTTGTATTTGACAGCGACTAGACCCGATATTATGTATGCTGCAAGATTGTTATCCAGATTTAAGCAAAAGCCTACTTGCATTCACTATGGAGCTGCAAAGAGGATCCTAAGATACATACAAGGTACACTTGACTTTGGTATTATGTATGAAAGGAATGTTGAGCCAAAATTCTATGGGTCTTGTGATAGTGACTGAGGAGGTAGTGTGGATGACTTGAAGAGCACATCTGGCTATACTTTTACATTAGGGACTGTTGTATTCTCTTGGACATCTAAGAAACAGAAATCAGTTGCACTATCAACGACAGAGGCTGAGTATGTGTCGGCTTTAATTGCAACTTCTCAAGCAGTGTGGCTGAGAAGAATTATGCAAGATTTTGGTGAGAAACAAGAATCAGCAACTCATATCCTTTGTGACAATAAGTCAGCTATTGCCATAAGTAAGAAACCTGTCTGTCATGGTAAATAAAAGCATATTGCTCTGAACCATCACTTCACTAGAGGTGTTGTGGAAGACAAGAAAGTGGAAGTGGTCTACTGCAAGACAGAAGATCAAGTTGCTGATATCTTCACCAAGGCATTACCAAAGGACAGATTTATCTACCTAAGAGAACTTTTGGGAATGAAGCAGCCAAGCATTAAGAATGAGTGTTAAAGTTAATCATTTGCTTCTGTTTGCTGTCTAATTTCTGATGTCCTTTTATGTAATTTGTAATGTTTTTCAGTCGACTCAATTCTGTGTAAAAGGGCTGACAGTtgcctttatcagtcgacccattctctttatcagttgacccaattacttcagtcGGCTTATGTATTGAGCCATATATATCAGAAATATCTGAATGAAAAGATCAGATctctgtttttataaaaaacatcAGCCCTCTGTTTCCAAAACTCTCTGCACTATGTTTCTTTGCTTTTAaatctttatcattttattcaagTTTTATTAATGA carries:
- the LOC139188593 gene encoding uncharacterized protein; amino-acid sequence: MKDDELLDDYLNRLSEIINEMKSYGEILSDERIVQKYLISLPRKYDNIVSIIKETKDLSTLSVEELIGYLKGFAQRLSKHDNNDVENAFQTLTVNPKTQASSSQSKANSNKNWKGKNKAWEGKGNFEEKKKVEKSLYVSKCKICDKAHFGECWFKGKVKCHKCSRFRHMQKDYTYKDNQLAHYTKAEDEETNMFYVGHDTTVQEEAKV